A window of Drosophila subobscura isolate 14011-0131.10 chromosome E, UCBerk_Dsub_1.0, whole genome shotgun sequence contains these coding sequences:
- the LOC117891687 gene encoding syndecan isoform X2: MMPKQRTSTLEATLSLRSNGKCLMLSALLMGLLVAATQAVDQKSVKATPAEPSALSGGAASQAASAPRDAIYIDDDSIEGSGGRGGIHDDLEKDPDYSGSGFGPDDEDAEPDHHSQHGSHNTRISQSGGSSINTHTPTQTSSTTSTTTSSSPTTTSSSSSTTTSTSTTTAATTTSTTAASNRTQTTPKPLVVDSTTASRPLPHFPAFDEELDVDEDASGDGIDVEGGGEDDDEGDDDDIIIDHPDSEKPKFAVPVPAGSDNVDHDHDHDIDSDTDDGDGDNDDTDDDDRIIDVDGGNEDGTTNGNGNGIGGNDGDLNTERGPGGGSNVHELDPNTNVNSQPSDTKHVDHRPNGNEVVIMSEDDRTSSFFSQPGILAAVIGGAVVGLLCAILVVMFIVYRMRKKDEGSYALDEPKRSPANNSYAKNANNREFYA; this comes from the exons AAATCTGTGAAAGCAACGCCGGCAGAGCCATCCGCTCTatcaggaggagcagcatcccAGGCGGCTTCGGCTCCCAGAGATGCAATTTATATCGACGATGATAGCATTGAGGGCTCTGGTGGACGTGGAGGG ATACACGACGATCTAGAGAAGGATCCGGACtattctggctctggctttggacCGGATGACGAGGACGCCGAGCCGGATCATCACTCGCAGCACGGTTCGCACAACACGCGCATCTCGCAGAGCGGCGGCTCCAGCATAAACA CTCATACACCAACACAAACCTCATCCACaacctcaacaacaacaagcagttCACCAACaacgacaagcagcagcagcagcaccaccaccagcaccagtacGACAACTGCGGCCACAACCACCTCAACCACAGCTGCCTCGAATCGCACCCAAACCACGCCTAAGCCACTTGTTGTCGATTCCACCACAGCGAGCCGTCCTTTGCCCCACTTCCCCGCCTTCGATGAGGAGCTcgatgtggatgaggatgcCAGCGGCGATGGCATCGATGTGGAAGGTGGCGGCGAGGATGATGACGAGGGCGATGATGACGACATCATCATTGATCATCCCGATTCGGAGAAGCCAAAGTTTGCAGTGCCTGTTCCCGCTGGGAGCGATAACGTCGATCATGATCATGATCATGATATCGATAGCGATACCgatgatggcgatggcgataaTGATGACACCGACGATGATGATCGCATCATCGATGTGGATGGCGGTAATGAGGATGGCACTACCAacgggaatggaaatggaatcgGTGGCAACGATGGAGACCTCAACACAGAGCGCGGAC CGGGAGGTGGCAGCAACGTGCACGAGTTGGACCCGAATACGAACGTAAACAGCCAGCCCTCCGACACAAAGCACGTCGACCACAGGCCCAACGGCAACGAGGTGGTCATCATGAGCGAGGACGATCGCACGTCGAGCTTCTTCTCGCAGCCAGGAATACTGGCAG CTGTCATTGGCGGTGCCGTGGTTGGCCTGCTTTGCGCCATTCTTGTGGTGATGTTCATCGTGTACCGCATGCGGAAAAAGGACGAGGGCTCCTATGCCCTGGATGAGCCGAAGCGATCCCCGGCCAACAATTCCTATGCGAAAAATGCGAATAATCGCGAGTTCTACGCCTGA
- the LOC117891687 gene encoding syndecan isoform X1 yields the protein MMPKQRTSTLEATLSLRSNGKCLMLSALLMGLLVAATQAVDQKSVKATPAEPSALSGGAASQAASAPRDAIYIDDDSIEGSGGRGGIHDDLEKDPDYSGSGFGPDDEDAEPDHHSQHGSHNTRISQSGGSSINTAHTPTQTSSTTSTTTSSSPTTTSSSSSTTTSTSTTTAATTTSTTAASNRTQTTPKPLVVDSTTASRPLPHFPAFDEELDVDEDASGDGIDVEGGGEDDDEGDDDDIIIDHPDSEKPKFAVPVPAGSDNVDHDHDHDIDSDTDDGDGDNDDTDDDDRIIDVDGGNEDGTTNGNGNGIGGNDGDLNTERGPGGGSNVHELDPNTNVNSQPSDTKHVDHRPNGNEVVIMSEDDRTSSFFSQPGILAAVIGGAVVGLLCAILVVMFIVYRMRKKDEGSYALDEPKRSPANNSYAKNANNREFYA from the exons AAATCTGTGAAAGCAACGCCGGCAGAGCCATCCGCTCTatcaggaggagcagcatcccAGGCGGCTTCGGCTCCCAGAGATGCAATTTATATCGACGATGATAGCATTGAGGGCTCTGGTGGACGTGGAGGG ATACACGACGATCTAGAGAAGGATCCGGACtattctggctctggctttggacCGGATGACGAGGACGCCGAGCCGGATCATCACTCGCAGCACGGTTCGCACAACACGCGCATCTCGCAGAGCGGCGGCTCCAGCATAAACA CAGCTCATACACCAACACAAACCTCATCCACaacctcaacaacaacaagcagttCACCAACaacgacaagcagcagcagcagcaccaccaccagcaccagtacGACAACTGCGGCCACAACCACCTCAACCACAGCTGCCTCGAATCGCACCCAAACCACGCCTAAGCCACTTGTTGTCGATTCCACCACAGCGAGCCGTCCTTTGCCCCACTTCCCCGCCTTCGATGAGGAGCTcgatgtggatgaggatgcCAGCGGCGATGGCATCGATGTGGAAGGTGGCGGCGAGGATGATGACGAGGGCGATGATGACGACATCATCATTGATCATCCCGATTCGGAGAAGCCAAAGTTTGCAGTGCCTGTTCCCGCTGGGAGCGATAACGTCGATCATGATCATGATCATGATATCGATAGCGATACCgatgatggcgatggcgataaTGATGACACCGACGATGATGATCGCATCATCGATGTGGATGGCGGTAATGAGGATGGCACTACCAacgggaatggaaatggaatcgGTGGCAACGATGGAGACCTCAACACAGAGCGCGGAC CGGGAGGTGGCAGCAACGTGCACGAGTTGGACCCGAATACGAACGTAAACAGCCAGCCCTCCGACACAAAGCACGTCGACCACAGGCCCAACGGCAACGAGGTGGTCATCATGAGCGAGGACGATCGCACGTCGAGCTTCTTCTCGCAGCCAGGAATACTGGCAG CTGTCATTGGCGGTGCCGTGGTTGGCCTGCTTTGCGCCATTCTTGTGGTGATGTTCATCGTGTACCGCATGCGGAAAAAGGACGAGGGCTCCTATGCCCTGGATGAGCCGAAGCGATCCCCGGCCAACAATTCCTATGCGAAAAATGCGAATAATCGCGAGTTCTACGCCTGA